The sequence taaactaaatgaTGAAAATAGAAAGAGCGAATGAAACACCAAAAAGTGGAATAGAGGATTCCAAATGAAAATTTAGAGGAGGACATCTAGGGAGATACTCAAGCTCTTActctcttttatttatttattaatatgtaATGGAAATCTGCAACTACTATCTTCACTGTGCAATGAGTAAATCTCCCCTCCAATTAAtaaccttttcttttctttttttgaggggGGGAGGGTTCCGGGTAAAATAAAGAATTCACATGGGGCGGCCACGATATTAATATATAGGGACCCAAATTGCGGAATAAAATTTGctaatgaataattaattaattcaagttGGCAACATTTTCTTGTTAAAGATATATACCATTATTTTACATGGTCTTAAACTCCTTTATTTGTTGGCTGGTCAATCATCTTGAAAAACACAAACAGGCAGAAACAAAAATTAATGACATCTTAATTGCATTGTTTAGCTATTTCATCCATGGAAAATCATGCGTCAAAGTGGCACAACGTTGAATCTGTTCCAGAAACCCATATTTTCCCAGTGGAAGATAGAGCTGGCAACGAACCAATCCCTCTGTGTCACACAATCCCAATCATTGACCTTGCTAATTCACACGCACTTCACCAAATCATGCAAGCCAGCAAACAATATGGTTTCTTCCAGGTTAATAAATCAAACATTCGTTTTTCTCTATTAACTATAGCAACTTGTTCTTAATTGGGAAAGTCTTGTGTCAGATCATCAATTTTGTCTCAGATCAACAATATGATTCGGGAATGATTGTCTGACACTAGCTAGTTTTGTGCAGGTGAGGAATCACGGAGTGGGCGAGGATGTGATAGGCAATGCAGTAGAGGTGTTGGAGGAGCTATTTGGGCGGGAAAGTGAGGAAATCTCAAAGGAGGCTAAAGCAAACGGATGGGTGTATATGGGAAGCAGCAGTTTGGCCATAAAAGGTGCTCATTTGTGGAGGGACAATATCAAGCATCCATGCCACCCTTTGGAGGACTCCATGCAACATTGGCCCCACAACCCCACTCGATACaggtaattaatttaattaaaaacccTAAAACCATCACTCTTAGTGTGCAGATTAATATATATCTTTTGTGCAGACAAGTTGTGGCAAGGTACATAGAGGGAATAAGGGGGTTGAGTTTGAGAATTTTGAAGTTGATTTGTCAAGGATTAGGGCTTGAGAAGGGATATCTTGGAGAGATGAGCCAAGTGCAGTTCCTCACAGCAAGCAACTACCCGGCCTGCCCCGACCCGGCTTTGACACTTGGGCTTCTCCCACATTTTGATCACAGCCTCATCACAATATTATCTCAAGGAAATGCTCAAGGCCTTCAAGTCATGGTGAATGGAAAGTGGATGGGAGTTGAGGTTGTACCTAATGCCTTTGTAGTCAACATTGGCACCCAAATTCAGGTATatacttcaattaattaattaaaccttcAATCAATcttatattattgatttttagatTGTAAGTAACGGGAAGCTAAGAAGTGTGGAGCATAGGGTGGTGGCGAATCCGAAGCAAGGAAGAACAACCATTGCCACATTCATCAATCCAAGGCCAGACTGCATAATTGAACCTGCAAAATTATTTGTGAATGAAGCCACTCCTCCTCTCTATCCATCACTCTCATTTAAGGAATTTGTTAATGTTTCTAAACCTTTTGGCCCTTTCACTGATGCACTTACCCTCCAAAATTAATTTCTAAGTTTGACATGTTATATATATCATTCATAGTTGGTGCTGAAATGGTCTTGTTTGTTAGCAAGAATAATTCTTTTATGTATATGTGTTTTCTATTATGTTATAGTGAGACTTCTTCCCAAACATATATTGGTCGAACGGCATAAacaaattcaattaattttgataaaattttTGTTGTCTCCAGAATTCAAACTCATGTAAAATTTTATGCAGTATTATACTGCtgcttatgcaacactatatactgactAATGTAATCCTTCTCATTTATCACAAAAGATAGCATTCTCAGCATAACTCATCcatatccctatatatatatatatatattacaaagaGAAACGGCGATAGCGGTTGTCCTTGTTGAtgataataaaataatactactacGAGATCAGACAGTCTATAAAGGAAGGCACTTAGAGTAGGATCAATAATTTTATGCATCAGTCGATTCACTGAGTTTGGCCATAATTCTGTATATGGTGATTGGCCTAAATTCCTTCACGATTGGATGCTATTTTACTTTTGGAAGTTATAAGACATCGTGCGTCTTGTAAAGGCTGTTAATTAATAACGTACAATACAATTTTTTAATACAAAACCGTCGAGAAACCATATAGTATACAACattaagagcatctccaatgcattgtgttaTA comes from Salvia miltiorrhiza cultivar Shanhuang (shh) chromosome 3, IMPLAD_Smil_shh, whole genome shotgun sequence and encodes:
- the LOC131014215 gene encoding hyoscyamine 6-dioxygenase-like, whose protein sequence is MENHASKWHNVESVPETHIFPVEDRAGNEPIPLCHTIPIIDLANSHALHQIMQASKQYGFFQVRNHGVGEDVIGNAVEVLEELFGRESEEISKEAKANGWVYMGSSSLAIKGAHLWRDNIKHPCHPLEDSMQHWPHNPTRYRQVVARYIEGIRGLSLRILKLICQGLGLEKGYLGEMSQVQFLTASNYPACPDPALTLGLLPHFDHSLITILSQGNAQGLQVMVNGKWMGVEVVPNAFVVNIGTQIQIVSNGKLRSVEHRVVANPKQGRTTIATFINPRPDCIIEPAKLFVNEATPPLYPSLSFKEFVNVSKPFGPFTDALTLQN